A region from the Microthrixaceae bacterium genome encodes:
- a CDS encoding biotin/lipoyl-binding protein translates to MTDTAKNTPVTPAPITSVLVANRGEIARRVFRTCRDLGIDTVAVHSDADAGSPHVGEAESAVRLAGNAPADTYLRADLLIDAARRAGADAVHPGYGFLSENASFAEAVMAAGLTWIGPPVAAIATMGSKIESKRLMAEAGVPVLAELDPDEVTEADLPVLVKASAGGGGRGMRVVRALADLPDELEAARSEAASAFGDPTVFCETYLATGRHIEVQVMADRHGTVWAVGERECSIQRRHQKIVEEAPSPLVERIPGMRERLFEASVTAARAIGYEGAGTVEFLADDDGRFFFLEMNTRLQVEHPVTECTTGLDLVALQISVAAGEPLPGADPPPTSGHAIEVRIYAEDPANNYQPQSGRMYRFEVPGSDVEFSVGSRPGGVRVDSGVVSGLDVSVHYDPMLAKVIAWAPTRADATRRLGAALRRSRIHGVHTNRDLLVRILDHPGFAAGDTDTAFLDRHGLTGTDGLARPLVAAEDRWLWALAGALSQAALNRRLAPVLAGVPSGWRNVWSQPQEKRYLVGDTEMVVRYWLDRHGLHTPDEQRPTPDLISAEVGRVVLGVDGVTTTFEVTHHDGLTVVDSPRGSVALEPVGRFPDPSLQTAPGSLLAPMPGSVIRVAVAAGDEVAEGQVLLWLEAMKMQHEVRAPAAGVVTELAVTEGQQVDVGQVLAVVQATD, encoded by the coding sequence ATGACCGACACCGCCAAGAACACTCCCGTCACCCCCGCTCCGATCACCTCGGTGCTGGTGGCCAACCGGGGCGAGATCGCCCGCCGCGTGTTCCGCACCTGTCGGGACCTGGGGATCGACACGGTGGCCGTCCACTCCGATGCCGACGCTGGTTCTCCCCACGTGGGCGAGGCCGAGTCCGCCGTTCGACTGGCGGGCAACGCCCCCGCCGATACCTATCTGCGGGCCGACCTGTTGATCGATGCCGCCCGTCGAGCCGGAGCCGACGCCGTGCACCCCGGCTACGGGTTCTTGTCCGAGAACGCTTCCTTCGCCGAGGCGGTGATGGCCGCTGGTCTCACCTGGATCGGCCCGCCGGTGGCCGCCATCGCCACCATGGGATCCAAGATCGAGTCCAAGCGGCTCATGGCCGAGGCCGGGGTCCCGGTACTGGCCGAGCTCGACCCCGACGAGGTGACCGAAGCCGACCTACCGGTCCTGGTGAAGGCATCGGCGGGCGGCGGTGGTCGTGGGATGCGGGTGGTGAGGGCCCTGGCCGACCTGCCCGACGAGTTGGAGGCGGCGCGCTCGGAGGCGGCGTCGGCCTTCGGCGACCCCACCGTCTTCTGCGAGACCTACCTGGCCACCGGGCGCCACATCGAGGTCCAGGTGATGGCCGACCGCCACGGCACGGTGTGGGCCGTAGGCGAGCGGGAGTGCTCGATCCAGCGCCGGCATCAGAAGATCGTCGAGGAGGCACCGTCGCCGCTGGTGGAACGAATCCCGGGCATGCGCGAGCGCCTGTTCGAGGCTTCGGTGACCGCGGCACGCGCCATCGGTTACGAGGGCGCGGGCACCGTCGAGTTCCTGGCCGACGACGACGGACGCTTCTTCTTCTTGGAGATGAACACCCGACTCCAGGTCGAACACCCCGTCACCGAATGCACCACCGGACTCGACCTCGTCGCCCTCCAGATCTCGGTGGCCGCCGGGGAACCCCTGCCCGGGGCCGATCCTCCGCCGACGAGCGGCCACGCCATCGAGGTCCGGATCTATGCCGAGGACCCCGCCAACAACTACCAACCCCAGAGCGGGCGGATGTACCGCTTCGAGGTGCCGGGCTCCGACGTCGAGTTCTCGGTCGGCTCACGGCCGGGGGGAGTGCGGGTCGATTCGGGGGTGGTGAGCGGGCTGGACGTCAGCGTCCACTACGACCCGATGCTGGCCAAGGTCATCGCCTGGGCCCCCACCCGTGCCGACGCGACCCGTCGTCTCGGTGCGGCGCTGCGTCGCAGCCGTATCCACGGCGTCCACACCAACCGGGACCTGCTGGTGCGGATCCTGGATCACCCAGGGTTCGCGGCTGGCGACACCGACACAGCCTTCTTGGACCGCCACGGACTGACCGGTACCGACGGCTTGGCCCGGCCGCTGGTGGCCGCCGAAGACCGGTGGCTGTGGGCCCTGGCCGGGGCTCTGAGCCAAGCCGCTCTGAACCGGCGCCTTGCACCGGTGCTGGCCGGAGTGCCCAGCGGGTGGCGCAACGTGTGGTCCCAACCCCAAGAGAAGCGGTACCTCGTCGGTGACACCGAGATGGTGGTGCGGTATTGGCTTGATCGTCATGGCCTGCACACCCCCGACGAACAGCGACCGACACCGGACCTGATCAGTGCCGAGGTGGGTCGGGTGGTGCTGGGCGTCGACGGTGTGACAACCACCTTCGAGGTGACCCATCACGACGGGCTGACCGTGGTCGACTCGCCCCGGGGTTCGGTGGCTCTGGAGCCGGTCGGTCGGTTCCCCGATCCGTCACTTCAGACCGCACCGGGGTCGCTGTTGGCCCCCATGCCGGGGTCGGTGATCCGGGTGGCGGTGGCGGCGGGAGACGAGGTGGCCGAAGGTCAGGTGTTGTTGTGGCTGGAGGCCATGAAGATGCAACACGAGGTGCGGGCTCCAGCGGCGGGTGTCGTCACCGAGTTGGCGGTCACCGAAGGCCAACAGGTCGATGTCGGTCAGGTGCTGGCCGTCGTTCAGGCAACGGATTGA
- a CDS encoding acyl-CoA carboxylase subunit beta has protein sequence MTVLRTSVDPTSPEYQANREALLAQLEAVTDEQAKAVAGGGPKYVDRHRQRGKMLIRERIEMLIDEDSPFLELSALAGWGSEFAVGASAVTGIGVVEGVECLIGGSDPTIKGGATNPWSLRKVLRANEIARQNRLPVINLTESGGADLPTQKEIFIPGGAMFRDLTRLSAAGIPVISLVFGNSTAGGAYVPGMSDHVVMIKERSKVFLAGPPLVKMATGEESDDESLGGAEMHSRVSGLGDYFAVDEPDAIRIGRRIVARLNWHKQGPTPASDAPEPVHDPEELLGIVPSDLKVPFDPREVIARVVDGSDFDEFKPLYGSSLVTGWARIHGYPIGILANARGVLFSEESQKAAQFIQLANQVDTPLLFLQNTTGYMVGEEYERAGMIKHGAMMVNAVSNSKVPHLTVVMGASYGAGNYGMCGRAYEPRFLFSWPNAKSAVMGPVQLAGVVSIVARQAAEGRGQVYDEEADAVMRQMIEDQIEAESLAMFLSGRMLDDGIIDPRDTRTVLGMALSAVHNGPVKGAAGFGVFRM, from the coding sequence ATGACCGTCCTGCGCACGTCGGTCGACCCGACCAGCCCTGAGTACCAGGCCAACCGGGAAGCGCTGTTGGCCCAACTCGAAGCGGTGACCGACGAACAGGCCAAGGCCGTAGCCGGCGGCGGTCCCAAGTACGTCGACCGCCACCGTCAGCGGGGCAAGATGCTGATCCGCGAACGCATCGAGATGCTCATCGACGAGGACTCACCGTTCCTGGAGCTGTCGGCCCTGGCCGGGTGGGGCAGCGAGTTCGCGGTCGGAGCCAGTGCGGTGACCGGGATCGGGGTGGTCGAAGGGGTCGAATGTCTGATCGGGGGTAGCGACCCCACCATCAAGGGCGGGGCCACCAACCCGTGGTCGTTGCGCAAGGTGCTGCGGGCCAACGAGATAGCCCGCCAGAACCGGCTCCCGGTCATCAACCTCACCGAGTCGGGCGGGGCCGACCTACCCACCCAAAAGGAGATCTTCATCCCCGGCGGGGCAATGTTCCGTGACCTCACCCGGCTGTCCGCGGCGGGGATCCCGGTGATCTCGTTGGTGTTCGGCAACTCCACCGCCGGCGGGGCCTACGTGCCGGGGATGTCGGACCACGTGGTGATGATCAAGGAACGGTCCAAGGTGTTCCTGGCCGGGCCGCCCCTGGTGAAGATGGCCACCGGTGAGGAATCAGACGACGAATCCCTGGGCGGCGCCGAGATGCACTCTCGGGTGTCGGGCCTGGGTGACTACTTCGCCGTAGACGAACCCGACGCCATCCGCATCGGGCGCCGGATCGTGGCCCGGCTCAACTGGCACAAGCAGGGTCCCACCCCCGCCTCCGACGCCCCCGAACCGGTGCACGACCCCGAGGAACTGCTCGGCATCGTGCCCAGCGACCTCAAGGTGCCCTTCGACCCGCGCGAGGTGATCGCCCGGGTGGTCGACGGGTCCGACTTCGACGAGTTCAAACCGCTCTACGGCTCATCGCTGGTCACCGGGTGGGCCCGCATCCACGGTTACCCCATCGGCATCCTGGCCAATGCCCGGGGCGTGTTGTTCAGCGAGGAATCCCAAAAGGCCGCCCAGTTCATCCAGCTCGCCAACCAGGTCGATACGCCCCTGCTGTTCCTCCAGAACACCACCGGCTACATGGTGGGCGAGGAGTACGAGCGGGCCGGGATGATCAAGCACGGGGCGATGATGGTGAACGCGGTGTCCAACTCCAAGGTGCCCCACCTCACCGTGGTGATGGGTGCCTCCTACGGGGCCGGCAACTACGGCATGTGCGGTCGGGCCTATGAGCCCCGGTTCCTGTTCAGTTGGCCCAACGCCAAGTCGGCGGTGATGGGCCCGGTCCAGTTGGCCGGGGTGGTGTCGATCGTGGCCCGTCAGGCCGCCGAAGGCAGAGGACAGGTGTACGACGAGGAGGCCGACGCGGTGATGCGCCAGATGATCGAGGACCAGATCGAGGCCGAATCCCTGGCCATGTTCTTGTCGGGGCGGATGCTCGACGACGGGATCATCGACCCCCGAGACACCCGCACCGTGTTGGGGATGGCTCTGTCCGCGGTGCACAACGGCCCGGTGAAGGGCGCCGCCGGCTTCGGCGTCTTTCGGATGTAG
- a CDS encoding DUF1446 domain-containing protein — protein MTTSGEAAGLVRIGNASGFYGDREAAVREMLTGGRLDYLTGDYLAELTMLILAMDRLKDPGRGYARSFLRQMEDGLGLALDAGVKVVVNAGGLNPAGLATAVRDLAGRLGLSAAVAHVEGDDLSGRVDELGLHGPDGSAPLAANAYLGAWGIVAALDSGADVVVTGRVTDASLVVGSAAHHFGWSPDDLDALAGAVVAGHVVECGTQATGGNFSGFTSLPPGTDLLRPGFPVAEIHPDGSSVITKHHGTGGAVTVDTVTAQLLYEIGGARYAGPDVTTRFDTLALTRDGADRVKISGAVGEPPPPTVKVGVNAVGGYRNEVVFVLAGLDIEAKADLVQAQMAAAGYGPASSVGGRDPQVRWTLARTDRPDADTEQEASALLHCVVRSARPEPVGRAFSNAAIELALASYPGFHVTAPPSSGSPYGVFIPAFVDAATVPHVAVLADGASVDVAPPTETRILEPVPEPELAPLSAAVAGSSTTRRPLGDLVMARSGDKGGSANIGVWVADDVAFAWLAHFLTVDRLAELLPETAGLDVDRHVLPNLRALNFVIKGILGQGVSSNARFDPQAKALGEWLRSRHVDMPTVLVEEANR, from the coding sequence ATGACCACGTCAGGGGAAGCCGCCGGCCTGGTGCGGATAGGGAACGCGTCGGGGTTCTACGGAGACCGTGAGGCGGCGGTGCGCGAGATGCTCACCGGTGGGCGACTGGACTATCTCACCGGGGACTACCTGGCCGAGCTGACCATGCTGATCTTGGCCATGGACCGGCTCAAGGACCCGGGGCGGGGCTATGCCCGGTCCTTCCTGCGCCAGATGGAGGACGGTCTGGGTCTGGCTCTCGACGCCGGGGTGAAGGTGGTGGTCAACGCCGGGGGGCTCAACCCCGCCGGACTGGCCACTGCGGTCCGTGACCTGGCCGGCCGGCTGGGTCTGTCAGCGGCCGTGGCCCACGTCGAGGGCGACGACCTCTCGGGCCGAGTCGACGAGCTCGGCCTGCACGGCCCCGACGGTTCGGCACCGCTGGCGGCCAACGCCTACCTGGGGGCATGGGGGATCGTGGCCGCCCTCGACTCGGGGGCCGACGTGGTGGTCACCGGCCGGGTCACCGACGCGTCGTTGGTGGTGGGCTCGGCCGCCCACCACTTCGGCTGGTCACCCGATGACCTCGACGCGCTGGCCGGTGCAGTGGTGGCCGGTCACGTGGTCGAGTGCGGGACCCAGGCCACCGGCGGCAACTTCTCGGGGTTCACCTCGCTCCCGCCCGGTACCGACCTGTTGCGACCGGGTTTCCCAGTTGCGGAGATCCATCCCGACGGGTCCAGCGTCATCACCAAGCACCACGGAACCGGGGGGGCGGTCACGGTCGACACCGTCACCGCCCAGCTTCTCTATGAGATCGGCGGGGCCCGCTACGCCGGGCCCGATGTGACCACCCGGTTCGACACCCTGGCCCTCACCCGCGACGGAGCCGACCGGGTGAAGATCTCGGGGGCGGTGGGGGAGCCGCCGCCGCCGACGGTAAAGGTGGGCGTCAACGCGGTGGGTGGATACCGCAACGAGGTGGTGTTCGTGCTGGCCGGGCTAGACATCGAAGCCAAGGCCGACCTGGTGCAGGCCCAGATGGCGGCCGCCGGGTACGGACCGGCCTCATCGGTTGGCGGCCGCGACCCTCAGGTCCGCTGGACGTTGGCCCGGACCGACCGCCCCGATGCCGACACCGAACAGGAGGCCAGCGCCCTGCTCCACTGCGTGGTCCGCAGCGCCCGACCCGAACCGGTGGGCCGAGCGTTCTCCAACGCCGCCATCGAGCTGGCGCTGGCCAGCTACCCCGGGTTCCACGTGACCGCGCCGCCGTCGAGCGGCTCGCCCTACGGCGTGTTCATCCCCGCCTTCGTCGACGCCGCCACCGTCCCCCACGTCGCGGTGTTGGCCGACGGCGCCAGCGTCGACGTGGCCCCGCCGACCGAGACGAGGATCCTGGAGCCGGTGCCCGAGCCTGAGCTGGCACCCCTGTCGGCTGCGGTGGCGGGCTCGTCCACCACCCGCCGCCCCCTCGGGGATCTGGTGATGGCTCGCAGCGGCGACAAGGGGGGCTCGGCCAACATTGGGGTGTGGGTGGCTGACGACGTCGCCTTCGCCTGGCTGGCCCACTTCCTCACCGTCGACCGACTCGCTGAGCTACTGCCCGAGACGGCCGGTCTCGACGTCGATCGCCACGTCCTGCCCAACCTCAGGGCGCTCAACTTCGTGATAAAGGGGATCTTGGGTCAGGGAGTGTCGTCCAACGCCCGCTTCGATCCCCAGGCCAAGGCTCTGGGTGAGTGGCTGCGGTCCCGCCACGTCGACATGCCGACCGTTCTGGTCGAGGAGGCCAACCGATGA
- a CDS encoding LLM class flavin-dependent oxidoreductase has product MSIHLHWFLPTAGDSRSVAGWGATEAQRTADLAYLTQVAQAADRLGFDAVLTPTGTFCEDAWITTASLLSATERLRFLVAFRPGLISPTLAAQQAATFQRMSGGRLLLNVVTGASEVEQRRFGDHLNKDERYARCDEFLEVLRGCWNEGGLDFEGDHFHVDNAMVADPTLPRPPIFFGGSSDAALRVAARQSDVWLMWGEPLEAAAEELGRVKALAQAEGRTLEYGIRFHTIARDRAEDAWAQTDRIIDSLSPETIAESQKVIAVQSASVGQARMNALHGGSVDNLVVAPNLWAGFGLVRGGAGTALVGSHEEVAERIREYHAIGFTHFILSGQPHLEEAYHFGEGVTPLLRRDGLLAPLPMPALTGIPQWA; this is encoded by the coding sequence GTGTCGATTCACCTCCACTGGTTCCTGCCCACCGCCGGCGACAGCCGCAGCGTGGCCGGCTGGGGCGCCACCGAGGCGCAGCGGACCGCCGACCTCGCCTACCTCACCCAGGTGGCCCAAGCCGCTGACCGCCTCGGCTTCGATGCCGTGCTCACCCCGACTGGCACCTTCTGCGAGGACGCCTGGATCACCACGGCCTCCCTCCTGTCGGCCACCGAACGACTGCGGTTCCTGGTGGCATTCCGACCCGGCCTCATCTCACCGACGTTGGCCGCACAACAGGCCGCCACCTTCCAGCGGATGAGCGGAGGTCGCCTCCTGTTGAACGTGGTCACCGGAGCCAGCGAGGTCGAGCAACGCCGCTTCGGCGACCACCTCAACAAGGACGAGCGCTACGCCCGCTGCGACGAGTTCCTCGAAGTCCTGCGGGGATGCTGGAACGAGGGCGGCTTGGATTTCGAGGGTGACCACTTCCACGTCGACAACGCCATGGTCGCCGACCCCACCCTCCCCCGGCCACCGATCTTTTTCGGGGGAAGTTCCGACGCCGCCCTGCGGGTGGCCGCCCGTCAGTCCGACGTTTGGCTCATGTGGGGAGAACCGCTCGAAGCGGCCGCCGAGGAACTGGGCCGCGTCAAGGCCCTGGCCCAAGCCGAAGGTCGCACCCTCGAGTACGGGATCCGCTTCCACACCATCGCCCGGGACCGAGCCGAAGATGCCTGGGCCCAGACCGACCGCATCATCGACTCGCTCTCCCCCGAGACCATCGCCGAGAGCCAGAAGGTGATCGCGGTACAGAGCGCCTCGGTAGGCCAGGCTCGCATGAACGCACTGCACGGCGGCTCGGTGGACAACCTGGTGGTGGCCCCCAACCTGTGGGCCGGGTTCGGCCTGGTCCGGGGCGGGGCCGGCACCGCCCTCGTGGGGAGCCACGAGGAGGTCGCCGAACGAATCCGCGAGTACCACGCGATCGGCTTCACGCACTTCATCCTCTCCGGTCAGCCCCACCTCGAGGAGGCGTACCACTTCGGCGAGGGTGTGACGCCCCTACTCCGTCGGGACGGCCTGCTGGCCCCGCTACCCATGCCCGCCCTCACCGGCATACCCCAATGGGCGTGA
- a CDS encoding DUF5615 family PIN-like protein produces the protein MRFLLDEMYGEQLVELLARHGHDALHVRAIGLGGAPDADVLERAVADDRNLVTENAVDFLPLLDQRQAAGLPMTTVIVALKTGRGAGGALHSRLADDLQTWAADNPTPYQHAHWLPTSG, from the coding sequence GTGAGGTTCCTGCTCGACGAGATGTACGGCGAGCAGCTGGTCGAGCTTCTTGCCCGGCACGGCCACGATGCGCTGCACGTTCGGGCCATCGGCCTGGGCGGGGCACCCGATGCTGACGTACTGGAACGAGCCGTCGCAGACGACCGCAACCTCGTCACCGAGAACGCCGTCGACTTCCTCCCGCTCCTCGACCAACGCCAGGCTGCTGGGCTCCCGATGACGACCGTGATCGTCGCCCTGAAGACGGGGCGGGGTGCGGGCGGAGCCCTGCACTCGCGCCTGGCCGACGATCTCCAAACCTGGGCCGCTGACAATCCGACCCCCTATCAGCACGCCCACTGGCTCCCAACCAGCGGTTGA
- a CDS encoding haloalkane dehalogenase, whose translation MDVIRTPDECFENLPDYDFSPHYASIPADPSDAGADEATLRVHYLDEGPRDAAPVLLMHGEPSWSYLYRHMIPPLVAAGHRVVAPDLVGFGRSDKPTRMDDYSYARHVGWMAALLFDQLDLRDITFFGQDWGGLVGLRLVAAQPDRFARLVVANTGLPTGHGAMSDAFLAWQKFSQEAEHFPVGAIVNGGSASDLPPEVVAAYDAPFPDDSYKAGARIFPTLVPTSLDDPASADNVAAWDVLSRFDRPVLCAFSDQDPITKGGDAPFLERIPGAAGQPHTVAEGGGHFLQEDCGPQLAQTVIDFIDSTV comes from the coding sequence ATGGACGTGATCCGCACCCCCGACGAATGCTTCGAGAACTTGCCGGACTACGACTTCTCGCCCCACTACGCCTCCATTCCCGCCGACCCCAGTGATGCTGGTGCGGATGAGGCCACCTTGCGGGTCCACTACCTCGACGAAGGTCCACGCGACGCCGCCCCGGTTTTGTTGATGCACGGTGAGCCGTCTTGGAGCTACCTGTACCGCCACATGATCCCGCCGCTGGTGGCGGCGGGCCATCGGGTGGTGGCTCCCGATCTGGTCGGGTTCGGGCGCAGCGACAAGCCGACCCGGATGGACGACTACAGCTACGCCCGCCACGTGGGGTGGATGGCGGCGCTGCTGTTCGACCAGCTCGACCTACGTGACATCACCTTCTTCGGTCAGGACTGGGGTGGCCTGGTCGGTCTCCGGCTGGTGGCGGCCCAGCCCGACCGCTTTGCCCGCCTGGTCGTGGCCAACACCGGCTTACCTACGGGCCACGGCGCCATGAGCGACGCCTTCTTGGCATGGCAGAAGTTCTCCCAGGAGGCCGAGCACTTCCCGGTCGGGGCCATCGTCAACGGCGGTTCCGCCTCGGACCTGCCGCCCGAGGTGGTCGCCGCCTACGACGCTCCGTTCCCCGACGACTCCTACAAGGCCGGGGCCCGGATCTTCCCCACCCTGGTGCCGACCTCGCTCGATGATCCGGCCAGCGCCGACAACGTGGCCGCCTGGGACGTGCTGTCGCGCTTCGACCGTCCGGTGCTGTGCGCCTTCAGTGACCAGGACCCCATCACCAAGGGAGGCGACGCCCCGTTCCTCGAGCGCATCCCCGGAGCCGCCGGTCAGCCCCACACTGTGGCCGAAGGCGGCGGGCACTTCCTCCAGGAGGACTGCGGTCCCCAACTGGCCCAGACGGTCATCGACTTCATCGACTCCACCGTTTGA
- a CDS encoding ribonuclease Z yields MSPISVTLLGTGSPLPDANRAGPSTLVTAGSSHYLVDAGRGVLMRLAGAGVAASQLSAVLITHLHSDHLTDLTDVITTRWVMSFAPTPLTIVGPPGTGEVVDHLLAALGPDIGYRMAHHADLGYRPPVEVVEVEDGPVEVAGEATVICAPTDHKPVHPSIGFRFDHGGASVVVAGDTVPCIGLDELCAGAGALVHTAIRKDIISAIGIQRLVDTLDYHSSVEEAAQTAARNGVSTLVLTHYVPAFPSGGGDDWRELAAAHFTGRIEMGDDLLRVDVDPT; encoded by the coding sequence ATGAGCCCCATCTCGGTCACCCTCCTGGGTACCGGAAGCCCACTGCCCGACGCCAACCGGGCCGGTCCGTCGACCTTGGTGACCGCTGGTTCCAGCCACTATCTGGTGGACGCCGGGCGGGGTGTGCTCATGCGCCTGGCCGGGGCGGGGGTGGCGGCGTCGCAACTGTCGGCGGTGTTGATCACCCACCTGCACAGCGACCACCTGACCGACCTCACCGATGTGATCACCACCAGGTGGGTCATGAGCTTCGCTCCCACCCCGCTGACCATCGTCGGACCACCCGGTACCGGTGAGGTGGTCGATCACCTCCTGGCAGCTCTCGGTCCCGACATCGGCTATCGGATGGCCCACCACGCCGACCTCGGGTACCGGCCCCCGGTCGAGGTGGTCGAGGTGGAGGACGGCCCGGTCGAGGTGGCAGGCGAGGCGACGGTGATCTGCGCGCCCACCGATCACAAGCCGGTGCATCCCAGCATCGGATTCCGCTTCGACCACGGTGGCGCTTCGGTGGTGGTGGCCGGTGACACCGTGCCCTGCATCGGTCTCGATGAGCTTTGCGCTGGTGCTGGAGCTCTGGTCCACACCGCCATTCGCAAGGACATCATCTCGGCCATCGGAATCCAACGGCTGGTGGACACCCTCGACTACCACTCTTCGGTGGAGGAAGCGGCCCAGACCGCGGCCCGCAACGGCGTGTCAACGTTGGTGCTCACCCACTACGTGCCGGCCTTCCCCTCCGGCGGGGGCGACGACTGGCGGGAGCTGGCTGCCGCCCATTTCACGGGTCGGATCGAGATGGGCGACGACCTGCTCCGCGTCGACGTAGACCCGACCTGA
- a CDS encoding arylsulfatase, translating to MGDTHEPQSGFGGRIGRTLADSQPWFDEPAHPGPDAPNVVLVLLDDTGFAQMGCYGSDIDTGNIDALAAAGVQFTNFHVTPLCSPTRASLLTGRSQHAVGMRTLSNFRTGFPNQLGHISNHAATVAEVLGQAGYATFCAGKWHLAPMEQGSAAGPFDQWPLARGFNRFYGFLEGETDQFHPDLVCDNHHVEPPAGPADGYHLSQDLVDQLLRMISDSTAVRPDRPFFAYLPFGATHAPHQAPPEYLAKYRGRFDEGWDVVRQRWFQRQIDEGVIPPDTVLSPRNPGVEPWDDLTDNQRRFAARLQEAFAAFLDHTDDQIGRLVEGLRERDLLDNTIFIVMADNGASQEGGPTGVMHEMKYFNFIAEDVDAAVERLDEIGGPHSHTNYPWGWAQCGNTPFRWYKQNTHEGGVHVPLVVHWPAGLDPAVTGSKRPQFVNVSDIVPTIYELVGVTPPDVYRGLQQMPVTGRSFATVLSDPDAPATNTVQYFEMMGSRALVAGEWKAVCRHTQGADFDTEPWELYHLSQDWSETNDLATTYPDKLAELQDLWWAEAERHGVLPMDDRLVELFGARFRVNSPHPPTMRYVYRPPMSPLPGQAAAAIGARSFDLTGRVTRAAGDEGVLFALGTENSGFTVFVQGDRLVVDYNAFDDHAVAESTVAIPHGHAILTARVRVGRGRTGRIDLVVNGADAGGVDIPQLVFMFSSVGASVGYDHGSPVSTRYDGPFPFSGTLHEVVVQVHDAPPSADDDAEAAAREAEALAAMARQ from the coding sequence ATGGGCGACACCCACGAACCTCAGTCCGGCTTCGGTGGTCGCATCGGCCGGACCTTGGCCGACTCCCAGCCTTGGTTCGACGAACCGGCCCATCCCGGGCCCGACGCCCCCAACGTGGTCCTGGTCCTGCTCGACGACACCGGCTTCGCTCAGATGGGCTGCTACGGATCCGACATCGACACCGGCAACATCGACGCCCTGGCCGCGGCCGGCGTTCAGTTCACCAACTTCCACGTGACACCGCTGTGCTCACCCACCCGGGCCTCGCTGCTCACCGGCCGTTCCCAGCACGCGGTGGGGATGCGGACCCTGTCCAACTTCCGAACCGGGTTCCCCAACCAACTGGGTCACATCTCCAACCATGCCGCCACCGTGGCCGAAGTCCTGGGTCAGGCCGGCTACGCCACCTTCTGCGCCGGCAAGTGGCATCTGGCCCCCATGGAACAGGGATCGGCCGCCGGACCCTTCGATCAGTGGCCGCTGGCTCGGGGCTTCAACCGGTTCTACGGGTTCCTCGAGGGTGAAACCGACCAGTTCCACCCCGACCTGGTGTGCGACAACCACCACGTCGAGCCGCCGGCAGGCCCGGCTGACGGCTACCACCTGAGCCAGGACCTGGTCGACCAGCTCCTGCGGATGATCTCGGACTCGACCGCGGTCCGCCCCGACCGCCCCTTCTTCGCCTACCTGCCCTTCGGGGCCACCCACGCCCCCCACCAGGCCCCACCCGAATACCTGGCCAAGTACCGGGGACGCTTCGACGAGGGCTGGGACGTGGTGCGCCAGCGTTGGTTCCAGCGTCAGATCGACGAGGGCGTCATCCCGCCCGACACCGTCCTGTCCCCCCGCAACCCCGGCGTCGAGCCGTGGGACGATCTGACCGACAACCAGCGACGGTTCGCCGCCCGCCTCCAGGAGGCGTTTGCTGCGTTCTTGGACCACACCGACGACCAGATCGGACGCCTGGTCGAAGGGCTGAGGGAGCGTGACCTGCTCGACAACACCATCTTCATCGTGATGGCCGACAACGGCGCCTCCCAGGAGGGCGGCCCCACCGGGGTCATGCACGAGATGAAGTACTTCAACTTCATCGCCGAAGATGTGGACGCCGCGGTGGAACGCCTCGATGAGATCGGTGGACCCCACAGCCACACCAACTATCCGTGGGGTTGGGCCCAGTGCGGGAACACCCCGTTCCGGTGGTACAAGCAGAACACCCATGAGGGTGGGGTCCACGTGCCGCTGGTGGTCCACTGGCCCGCGGGCTTGGACCCGGCTGTGACCGGATCCAAGCGGCCGCAGTTCGTGAACGTGTCCGACATCGTCCCCACCATCTACGAGCTGGTCGGCGTCACCCCGCCCGACGTCTACCGCGGGCTCCAGCAGATGCCCGTGACCGGACGTTCCTTCGCCACCGTGTTGAGCGACCCCGATGCACCGGCCACCAACACCGTCCAGTACTTCGAGATGATGGGCAGCCGGGCCCTGGTGGCGGGCGAATGGAAGGCGGTGTGTCGCCACACCCAAGGGGCCGACTTCGACACCGAGCCGTGGGAGCTCTACCACCTGTCTCAGGACTGGTCGGAGACCAACGACCTGGCCACCACATACCCCGACAAACTGGCCGAGCTCCAGGACCTGTGGTGGGCCGAGGCCGAACGTCACGGGGTGCTGCCGATGGATGACCGCCTGGTCGAACTGTTCGGGGCCCGGTTCCGGGTCAACTCACCGCATCCGCCCACCATGCGCTACGTGTACCGGCCCCCCATGTCTCCGCTCCCCGGGCAGGCGGCTGCGGCCATCGGGGCCCGATCCTTCGACCTGACCGGGCGCGTCACCAGGGCCGCGGGTGACGAGGGGGTGCTGTTCGCGTTGGGCACTGAGAACTCCGGTTTCACCGTGTTCGTGCAGGGAGACCGGCTGGTGGTCGATTACAACGCCTTCGACGACCATGCGGTGGCCGAATCGACGGTCGCGATCCCTCACGGTCATGCCATCCTCACCGCCCGGGTGCGGGTGGGTCGGGGCCGGACCGGGCGCATCGACCTAGTGGTCAACGGTGCGGATGCCGGCGGTGTTGACATTCCCCAGTTGGTGTTCATGTTCTCCTCGGTCGGGGCCAGCGTGGGGTACGACCATGGTTCGCCCGTCAGCACCCGCTACGACGGACCGTTCCCATTCAGCGGCACCTTGCACGAGGTAGTCGTACAGGTGCACGACGCTCCCCCGAGCGCCGACGACGACGCCGAGGCCGCCGCCCGTGAAGCCGAAGCCCTTGCGGCCATGGCTCGCCAGTAA